In a single window of the Verrucomicrobiales bacterium genome:
- the moaA gene encoding GTP 3',8-cyclase MoaA — protein sequence MRPRLCRHPQEARQAQPLLPSPPLPSRDARVVPEDQLIDSHGRVLRDLRVSVTDRCNFRCLYCLPETEAAQNFYRGRWANLPNSTPIQHSWAPRSHLLTFEEIVRFVRLAVGRGIRKIRLTGGEPLLRRELEKLVGLLAEIPGIEDLAMTTNGSGFRSRGAALRQAGLRRITFSLDSLDPAIFRKMTGRDELDEVLAGIRLARELGLSPVKVNAVIIRDLNDGELERLAEFSRAEDLSFRFIEFMPLDSARAWQKDLVVSGQEILRRLQARFQLEPVDSENRSETSKRWRFSDGRGEIGIIAPVSEPFCGHCNRLRLTADGKIRTCLFSVQEHDIRDRMRSGATDAQLSDYLTQVVWQKEARHHIGEPEFISPPRSMSCIGG from the coding sequence ATGCGGCCCCGGCTCTGCCGCCACCCGCAGGAGGCACGCCAAGCCCAGCCCCTGCTCCCAAGCCCGCCACTCCCAAGCCGTGATGCCCGTGTAGTGCCTGAGGACCAGCTCATTGACTCCCATGGACGGGTGCTGCGCGACCTGCGGGTTAGCGTAACGGATCGCTGTAATTTCCGTTGTTTGTACTGCCTCCCAGAAACCGAAGCGGCTCAGAATTTTTACCGGGGCCGATGGGCCAACCTCCCCAACTCGACCCCCATCCAGCATTCCTGGGCTCCTCGATCCCACCTCCTTACCTTTGAGGAAATCGTTCGTTTTGTGCGACTGGCTGTGGGGCGGGGCATCCGCAAGATCCGCCTGACCGGCGGAGAGCCGCTGTTGCGTCGTGAGTTGGAAAAGTTGGTCGGTTTGCTGGCCGAGATCCCGGGCATCGAAGACCTGGCCATGACGACGAATGGGTCGGGCTTTCGCTCTCGCGGAGCCGCGTTGCGTCAGGCTGGACTCCGGCGAATCACCTTCAGCTTGGACTCCCTGGATCCCGCCATCTTTCGGAAAATGACCGGACGGGATGAATTGGATGAGGTGCTGGCTGGAATTCGGCTTGCCCGGGAGCTGGGGCTCTCGCCGGTGAAGGTCAACGCGGTGATCATTCGCGACCTGAACGATGGGGAGCTCGAGCGTCTGGCGGAGTTTAGTCGCGCGGAGGATCTTTCCTTTCGTTTCATTGAGTTCATGCCTTTGGACTCGGCGCGCGCCTGGCAGAAGGATCTGGTGGTGAGCGGCCAGGAGATCCTGCGTCGTCTTCAGGCGCGATTTCAACTGGAGCCGGTGGACTCGGAGAATCGTTCGGAGACTTCTAAACGATGGCGGTTTTCCGATGGACGTGGAGAGATTGGCATCATCGCCCCGGTGAGTGAACCGTTTTGCGGCCACTGCAATCGGCTACGGTTGACGGCCGATGGCAAGATCCGAACCTGTCTTTTCAGCGTTCAGGAACACGATATCCGCGATCGGATGCGATCCGGAGCAACGGATGCGCAGCTTTCCGACTATCTGACTCAGGTCGTTTGGCAGAAGGAAGCCCGACACCATATTGGGGAGCCGGAGTTCATCTCGCCTCCCCGTTCGATGAGCTGCATCGGCGGCTAG
- a CDS encoding LON peptidase substrate-binding domain-containing protein: MELPDQVPVMTLPSATLFPQALLPLYIFEPRYRKMLADSLQSHRMFSVAMQDPSRSRERPCTIAGLGLIRVSVDHADGTSHLILQGLTRVQLVETVQTKPYRIESIKPLPTPPADNLVIDALKEKVLELVRRRMEVGPAPFPFPAIEKTKKGSKKSKGKANGETIEEVVHYLEALPGPDHVADLVSCAVLTSPMARQTILSTLPLEDRLKHLVHFLMAEIEEYGKGKKD; this comes from the coding sequence ATGGAACTACCCGACCAAGTGCCGGTAATGACCTTGCCCAGCGCCACCCTGTTCCCTCAGGCACTGCTGCCGCTCTACATCTTTGAGCCCCGCTACCGCAAGATGCTGGCTGACTCCCTGCAGTCTCACCGCATGTTCTCAGTCGCTATGCAGGACCCCTCCCGCAGCCGGGAACGCCCCTGCACCATTGCTGGCCTTGGCTTGATTCGAGTGTCGGTCGACCACGCAGATGGCACTTCCCATCTCATACTTCAAGGCTTAACACGAGTGCAACTCGTTGAGACTGTGCAGACTAAGCCTTACAGAATTGAATCCATAAAGCCCCTTCCCACCCCCCCAGCCGACAATCTGGTCATCGATGCCCTTAAAGAAAAAGTTCTGGAATTGGTGCGCCGTCGAATGGAGGTCGGACCTGCCCCCTTCCCCTTCCCCGCTATTGAAAAGACCAAGAAGGGCTCCAAAAAGTCCAAAGGCAAAGCCAACGGCGAAACAATCGAGGAGGTCGTACACTACCTCGAGGCCCTCCCGGGACCCGATCACGTCGCGGATTTGGTGTCCTGCGCCGTGCTCACCAGCCCCATGGCCCGCCAAACCATCCTTTCCACCCTGCCTCTGGAGGATCGGCTCAAGCACTTGGTGCACTTCCTCATGGCTGAAATCGAGGAATACGGAAAAGGCAAAAAGGACTAG
- a CDS encoding HAD hydrolase-like protein produces the protein MVHLVLFDIDGTLLHTGGAGRKAFRQAFATAFGVLDATEGMEFAGRTDTSLVRELFQRHQVEHTPENVHYFFDVYYFWLDHILTQNPGKACPFVWEFLRDLRALPQPPAIGLLTGNVRLGAEIKLRHFQLWQEFSTGGFGDDHEDRNRIAAIARTRGSDLLGLPLEGEQVLVIGDTPMDIRCAKAISARCLAVATGTSSVAELERHGATWAVPSLEHIPAAATCG, from the coding sequence ATGGTACACCTGGTTCTGTTTGATATCGACGGCACTCTGCTCCACACCGGAGGCGCCGGACGCAAGGCCTTCCGCCAAGCCTTCGCCACCGCCTTTGGGGTGCTCGATGCCACCGAAGGGATGGAATTCGCCGGTCGGACCGACACCTCGCTCGTGCGAGAACTCTTCCAACGACACCAGGTCGAGCATACCCCCGAGAACGTCCACTACTTCTTTGATGTCTACTACTTCTGGCTCGATCACATCCTGACCCAGAATCCCGGAAAGGCCTGCCCCTTCGTCTGGGAGTTCCTTCGCGACTTGCGAGCGCTTCCTCAACCGCCCGCCATCGGCCTCCTCACCGGCAATGTGCGGTTGGGTGCCGAGATCAAACTACGTCACTTCCAACTCTGGCAGGAGTTCTCCACCGGGGGATTCGGCGATGATCATGAGGATCGAAACCGAATCGCAGCGATCGCCCGCACTCGCGGAAGCGACCTTCTGGGGTTGCCATTGGAAGGGGAGCAGGTACTGGTGATCGGGGATACCCCCATGGACATCCGCTGCGCGAAAGCGATCTCGGCGCGGTGCTTGGCGGTGGCCACCGGCACTTCCTCCGTGGCCGAACTCGAACGGCACGGTGCCACCTGGGCCGTCCCCAGCTTGGAACATATCCCCGCCGCCGCCACGTGCGGCTAA
- the hflX gene encoding GTPase HflX, whose protein sequence is MFLVGVEWKSKSLWETQDSLAELEELVSTAGGEVVGTGTQKMETPVAATYIGSGKAAEFAGNCQGDQVDTVIFDDELSPAQNRNLERIFECKVLDRTSLILDIFAQRARTREGKLQIELAQLEHLLPRLTRFWGHLSRQKGGIGMRGDGETQLETDRRRVQDRIARINRELDEVKLHRSTQREGRQRRLWPLASIVGYTNAGKSTLLNQLTGASTLAEDKLFATLDPTTRRLRLPTNQNVLLTDTVGFIRKLPHGLVEAFKATLEEVVVADLLLHVVDVSHPNAEEQILAVNQVLAEIGAAEQPTLMVFNKVDRLERPDRVQSFVDRFPKSVAVSARTGEGVSQLLAELGTALKPIRQFVQLQVPPENSAVIARLHAVGEVVECDYTGPEVLLKVRIQPHHRSEFQPFVTAEL, encoded by the coding sequence GTGTTCCTGGTCGGGGTGGAGTGGAAATCGAAGTCTCTCTGGGAGACACAGGATTCCCTTGCTGAGCTAGAGGAATTGGTGTCGACGGCAGGCGGGGAGGTGGTGGGCACTGGCACCCAGAAGATGGAGACGCCGGTGGCTGCTACCTATATTGGCAGTGGGAAGGCGGCGGAGTTTGCCGGAAATTGTCAGGGAGATCAGGTGGACACGGTGATCTTCGATGACGAGCTTTCGCCCGCGCAAAACAGGAACCTGGAACGAATCTTCGAGTGCAAGGTGCTGGATCGGACCTCCCTGATCTTGGACATCTTCGCGCAGCGCGCGCGCACGCGTGAGGGCAAGCTGCAGATCGAGCTGGCGCAGCTCGAGCATTTGCTTCCCCGTTTGACCCGCTTCTGGGGGCATTTGTCCCGGCAGAAAGGCGGCATCGGCATGCGGGGTGACGGCGAAACCCAGCTGGAGACGGATCGACGTCGGGTGCAGGACCGGATTGCTCGGATCAACCGGGAACTTGACGAGGTCAAGCTGCATCGGTCGACCCAGCGTGAGGGTCGACAGCGGAGGTTGTGGCCGTTGGCTTCGATAGTGGGCTATACGAATGCCGGTAAGTCGACCTTGCTGAACCAGCTTACCGGAGCCAGCACCTTGGCCGAGGACAAGCTGTTTGCCACCCTGGATCCGACCACTCGAAGGCTTCGGCTTCCGACCAACCAGAACGTGTTGCTCACCGACACGGTGGGATTTATTCGCAAGCTTCCTCACGGCTTGGTGGAAGCGTTCAAGGCCACGTTGGAGGAGGTCGTGGTGGCTGATCTGCTGTTGCATGTCGTGGATGTCAGCCATCCGAACGCGGAGGAGCAAATTCTGGCGGTGAACCAGGTGCTAGCCGAGATTGGCGCGGCGGAGCAACCGACCTTGATGGTTTTTAACAAGGTAGACCGTCTGGAGCGGCCTGATCGGGTTCAGAGCTTCGTGGATCGCTTTCCGAAGTCGGTGGCGGTGTCGGCTCGCACGGGAGAAGGGGTGTCGCAGCTACTGGCCGAGTTGGGGACAGCGCTGAAGCCCATTCGGCAGTTCGTGCAGCTGCAGGTACCGCCGGAGAACTCCGCGGTGATTGCCCGTTTGCATGCCGTGGGGGAGGTGGTGGAGTGCGACTATACGGGTCCTGAAGTGCTGCTCAAGGTGCGCATCCAACCCCACCATCGGTCGGAGTTTCAGCCCTTCGTCACCGCTGAGCTTTAG
- a CDS encoding ABC transporter permease yields MSWFRLILRSLAHHWRAHVGVFLGATLGSAILIGALVVGDSVRGSLRDLGMERLLGHHFAVSSGDRFYRSILFSSFEPQHTLAGHLATRPDLDPSRYELTAAPATLLHLPGTAARQDQSQRANRVNVYGVPTGSLFRFPGSASAGGGREAELDPAAEMAWQMRVDPPPGTVILNEALAAQLQAKPGDELVFRLHKPSALSRDAVITPREDQSIALRVRVHSVLTGTEGGNLSLRSSQTPPLNAFFRLEELDELAGVAGLANLTLMPPFVTRTEASFWQRVRLWVSALFARGAGTGPEGNRTLAPATIQGALLAGALSNLWTLADAELTLRDVPGDPSSRELISRRIFLSDSLARAALEGGGQGVLTYLVNELRHGDLAAPYSMVAAVEAPWVPENLADDEVVVNQWLAEDLQLKPGDALDLSYYLLDTGTALVERTNRFRVRSIVSMQGRYADRSLMPEFPGLSKAESTRDWDAGFKLVHPIRDKDEEYWKQHRGTPKAFIRLSAGQKLWANRFGSLTAIRYSVSSGSAPLAAAQEALEASLRARISPETIGLRFEPVREQALQAAADSQDFGGLFIGFSFFLIVAALILMALLFQFGVEQRQQEIGTYLALGFAPNQVRRIYLAEGLALSGLAGLAGAWGGKVYAEALLWALGSLWQGAVGTSHLKLHLTPQTLCMGLVASLLVSGLTLFWMLRKLGRRPARELLSAGVWLEEAPGTVGSGRGWSPWVMAFGLIGAVGMVGWALSRREAANAPLFFGASALALVAGLGAVSWCLRRWSETPALAEGLSIRSLLVRGVGRRRSRSLATCALLACGSFLVVSIGAHRLDAHFDAGRRSSGTGGFALIAESTLPVVQDLNTSAGREALNLDERTLSTVAAVPFRLRAGDDASCLNLNRAQNPRILGVTPAGLADRSAFSFAGAASGLRTEDGWKLLESPPVPYADGDGEGEVIPAIGDAASIQWALGKKLGDTLTLADEAGRPFKIRLVAGLANSILQGNLVIHEREFIRRFPSVGGYQYFLIDAPTNQISSVAGELSRGLKDAGLEATPTVVRLAQFNGVQNTYLNTFQMLGGLGLLLGSVGLGVVLLRNALERRAELGLFRALGFRRGMIYGLLFWEHLGLLTAGLGVGVGAALLAVVPVALSPTNDLPVPLLLALLSGVFVVGLISTLLSSVVALRGRLLDNLRAE; encoded by the coding sequence ATGAGCTGGTTTCGACTGATTCTGCGCAGCTTGGCCCATCATTGGCGCGCCCATGTGGGAGTGTTTTTGGGGGCGACCCTGGGCAGCGCGATTTTGATTGGAGCTTTGGTGGTGGGCGATTCGGTTCGGGGGAGTCTGCGTGATTTGGGGATGGAGAGGCTGCTGGGGCATCATTTTGCAGTGAGCTCCGGCGACCGGTTCTATCGTTCCATTCTCTTCAGCTCGTTTGAGCCGCAGCACACTTTGGCGGGGCATCTGGCGACGCGTCCGGATCTCGATCCGAGTCGTTACGAACTCACCGCCGCGCCGGCGACGCTGCTGCATCTTCCGGGCACCGCGGCTCGCCAAGACCAGTCTCAGCGGGCCAATCGAGTAAACGTCTACGGCGTGCCCACCGGCTCTTTGTTTCGTTTTCCGGGAAGCGCTAGCGCTGGGGGGGGGCGGGAAGCTGAGTTGGATCCCGCGGCGGAGATGGCGTGGCAGATGCGAGTTGATCCTCCGCCCGGGACAGTGATCTTGAACGAGGCACTGGCTGCTCAGTTGCAGGCCAAGCCCGGGGATGAACTGGTTTTCCGCCTGCACAAGCCCAGCGCGTTGTCGCGCGATGCAGTGATCACTCCCCGAGAGGATCAGAGCATCGCGCTCCGGGTTCGAGTGCACTCCGTGTTGACGGGGACGGAGGGGGGGAATCTGTCATTGCGGTCCAGCCAGACTCCCCCGTTGAACGCATTTTTTCGCCTGGAGGAATTGGATGAATTGGCGGGGGTGGCAGGTTTGGCCAACCTCACCTTGATGCCGCCCTTCGTGACCCGGACTGAGGCATCCTTCTGGCAGCGGGTGCGGCTGTGGGTCTCGGCCCTCTTCGCACGGGGAGCCGGCACCGGACCGGAGGGCAATCGGACCTTGGCTCCGGCGACGATTCAGGGAGCCTTGCTGGCGGGCGCTTTGTCGAACCTGTGGACGCTGGCCGATGCGGAGCTCACGTTGCGCGATGTGCCGGGCGATCCGAGCAGCCGCGAGCTGATCAGCCGTCGGATCTTTCTCTCTGACTCCCTCGCGCGCGCCGCGCTGGAGGGCGGTGGGCAGGGGGTTCTCACGTACTTGGTGAACGAACTTCGACATGGAGACTTGGCCGCTCCTTATTCCATGGTGGCGGCGGTCGAGGCGCCGTGGGTGCCGGAGAACCTGGCCGACGACGAGGTGGTGGTGAATCAGTGGCTGGCGGAAGATCTCCAGCTGAAGCCGGGTGATGCCCTGGACCTTTCCTATTATCTTTTGGATACCGGCACCGCCTTGGTGGAGAGGACCAATCGTTTCCGGGTGCGCTCGATCGTTTCGATGCAGGGGCGCTATGCGGATCGCAGTTTGATGCCGGAGTTTCCCGGGCTTTCGAAGGCCGAGAGCACGCGCGACTGGGATGCGGGGTTTAAGCTGGTGCACCCGATTCGTGACAAGGATGAGGAGTACTGGAAGCAGCACCGAGGCACCCCGAAGGCGTTCATTCGACTGAGCGCAGGGCAGAAACTGTGGGCCAACCGGTTCGGATCTTTGACGGCCATACGCTATTCGGTGTCGAGTGGCTCAGCGCCCTTGGCGGCTGCGCAGGAGGCTCTGGAAGCCTCCTTGCGCGCTCGCATCTCACCGGAAACGATCGGGCTTCGGTTTGAGCCCGTGCGTGAGCAGGCGCTTCAGGCGGCGGCGGACTCGCAAGATTTTGGCGGGCTGTTCATTGGGTTCAGTTTCTTCCTGATCGTTGCCGCCCTGATTTTAATGGCGCTGCTGTTTCAGTTCGGAGTCGAGCAGCGCCAGCAGGAGATCGGCACCTATCTCGCGCTGGGATTTGCACCCAACCAAGTTCGCCGGATTTACTTGGCGGAGGGTTTGGCGTTGTCGGGGTTGGCCGGGCTGGCGGGCGCGTGGGGTGGGAAGGTTTATGCGGAGGCTTTGCTGTGGGCGTTGGGCAGTCTCTGGCAAGGGGCGGTGGGCACCTCGCATCTGAAGCTGCACCTGACGCCTCAGACTCTGTGCATGGGTTTGGTGGCGTCCTTGCTGGTCAGCGGGCTCACTCTGTTCTGGATGCTCCGGAAGCTGGGTAGGAGGCCCGCCCGCGAGCTGCTCTCGGCTGGGGTATGGCTGGAGGAGGCGCCGGGGACGGTGGGATCTGGACGCGGATGGTCGCCGTGGGTGATGGCGTTCGGATTGATCGGCGCCGTGGGGATGGTTGGGTGGGCGCTTTCACGTCGTGAGGCGGCTAATGCCCCGCTGTTTTTTGGGGCGTCGGCGCTGGCGCTGGTTGCCGGCCTGGGTGCGGTGTCATGGTGTCTGCGACGGTGGAGCGAAACGCCCGCGCTGGCCGAGGGGTTGAGCATTCGGTCTCTCCTGGTTCGGGGCGTCGGCAGGCGACGTTCACGCAGCCTGGCGACCTGTGCCTTGCTCGCCTGCGGCAGCTTTTTGGTGGTCTCGATCGGAGCTCACCGGCTGGATGCCCACTTTGATGCAGGCCGCCGATCCTCCGGGACGGGGGGCTTTGCTCTGATTGCTGAGAGCACGCTGCCGGTCGTTCAAGATTTAAATACTTCGGCCGGCCGTGAAGCTTTGAACTTGGACGAGCGGACCCTGAGCACTGTGGCGGCGGTTCCGTTTCGGCTGCGTGCGGGTGATGACGCCAGCTGTTTGAATCTCAACCGGGCCCAGAATCCCCGGATACTCGGCGTCACGCCAGCCGGATTGGCTGATCGCAGCGCCTTTTCCTTCGCGGGCGCTGCCTCGGGGCTGCGAACGGAGGATGGGTGGAAGCTGCTGGAAAGCCCGCCTGTTCCTTATGCTGATGGGGACGGGGAAGGCGAGGTGATCCCCGCGATCGGGGATGCGGCTTCGATTCAGTGGGCGCTGGGCAAGAAGTTGGGCGACACCTTGACGCTGGCCGACGAGGCGGGGCGGCCTTTCAAGATTCGCTTGGTCGCGGGCTTGGCCAACTCGATTCTGCAAGGGAATCTGGTGATCCACGAACGCGAGTTTATCCGCCGTTTTCCGAGCGTGGGAGGTTACCAATATTTTCTGATCGATGCGCCGACCAACCAGATTTCCTCCGTGGCAGGGGAGCTGTCCCGTGGGCTGAAGGATGCGGGGCTGGAGGCGACCCCGACGGTCGTTCGGCTGGCCCAGTTCAACGGGGTGCAGAACACGTATCTAAACACCTTTCAGATGTTGGGTGGTTTGGGCCTGTTGCTCGGAAGCGTTGGTCTGGGGGTGGTGTTGTTGCGTAACGCCCTTGAACGCCGGGCCGAGCTGGGGCTCTTTCGCGCGCTCGGATTTCGCCGGGGCATGATCTATGGGCTTTTGTTTTGGGAGCACTTGGGATTGTTGACCGCCGGGCTGGGCGTCGGCGTGGGCGCGGCCTTGCTCGCCGTGGTGCCGGTCGCTCTCTCGCCGACCAACGATCTGCCGGTGCCGCTGCTGCTGGCACTGCTGTCCGGCGTGTTCGTGGTAGGCCTGATCTCGACACTTCTCTCCTCGGTGGTGGCGCTTCGGGGCAGGCTCCTGGACAACCTGCGTGCCGAGTAG
- a CDS encoding ABC transporter ATP-binding protein: protein MSTPLLKLVAVHRSFASGVGGPSLSILRGVEVTIERGESVAIVGPSGSGKSTVLNLLGTLDRPDQGQVLFEGQDLTTLDERALAVFRNRSIGFVFQSHHLLPHCTVWENVLIPTLAEHRSAPPAAMERARHLLKRVGLADRLSHRPGQLSGGERQRAAVVRALVNEPSVLLADEPTGALDRVAAAELGKLLVELNLEEKITLVVVTHALDLARSMGRVLELRDGRLQSLANANA, encoded by the coding sequence ATGTCCACCCCACTGCTGAAGCTGGTTGCGGTGCATCGGTCGTTCGCCTCCGGAGTTGGAGGTCCTTCCCTTTCCATCCTGCGCGGCGTGGAGGTCACGATTGAGCGCGGCGAGAGTGTGGCGATCGTGGGTCCCTCGGGCTCCGGCAAGAGCACGGTGCTCAATCTGTTGGGAACCCTGGATCGACCGGATCAAGGGCAGGTGTTGTTCGAGGGCCAGGACCTGACGACTCTCGATGAGCGGGCTCTGGCGGTGTTTCGCAATCGGAGCATCGGGTTTGTTTTTCAATCTCATCATCTTCTGCCGCATTGCACGGTTTGGGAGAATGTACTGATTCCGACGCTGGCGGAGCATCGCTCCGCCCCGCCCGCGGCCATGGAGCGGGCTCGACACTTGCTGAAGCGGGTCGGGTTGGCGGATCGGCTGTCGCATCGGCCGGGTCAGCTCTCGGGCGGTGAACGCCAGCGGGCGGCGGTGGTGCGCGCGCTGGTGAACGAGCCCAGCGTCCTGCTGGCCGACGAACCCACGGGAGCCTTGGATCGCGTTGCCGCCGCCGAGTTGGGAAAACTTTTGGTCGAGCTGAACTTGGAGGAGAAGATCACTTTGGTGGTCGTCACTCATGCGCTTGACTTGGCCCGCTCCATGGGGCGCGTGCTGGAACTTCGCGATGGCCGCTTGCAGAGCCTGGCGAATGCGAATGCATGA
- a CDS encoding 2,3-bisphosphoglycerate-independent phosphoglycerate mutase: MNLDALYSQLLVKTPAKLVLVVLDGLGDIATKEQNYLTPLEAAATPNLDLLTQDAAQGRMIPVAPGITPGSGPGHLALFGYDPLEYQVGRGVIEALGLGIDLKAGDVAARANFCTLNEKGIVTDRRAGRIKTEVCVELCELLSKKVKRIGDTEVIIRPGKEHRFVVIFRGKGLEGPLTDADPNREGLAIPAVKPTNAKSAKQKKTAKLIADFYKAALPVLKGRQPANGFLLRGIAHQPAIPTFQERYGMRAAALAVYPMYKGLSQLVGMKKIEGPETIAQQFERYLAEYDNYDFFFIHYKYTDKHGEDGNFEAKRKAIEDFDAALPILLQKRPDVLAITGDHSTPCALHGHSWHPQPVLLTSSSSGSDKLERFTETGANMGSLGVFEAKYLMRLMQANAKMFDKFGA; encoded by the coding sequence ATGAACCTCGACGCCCTCTATTCCCAACTTCTGGTTAAAACTCCCGCCAAGCTGGTGCTGGTCGTGCTCGATGGCTTAGGCGACATCGCGACGAAGGAGCAAAACTACCTCACCCCGCTGGAGGCCGCCGCCACCCCGAACCTCGACCTACTCACCCAGGATGCCGCTCAAGGACGCATGATCCCGGTCGCCCCAGGCATCACTCCCGGCAGTGGACCTGGCCATCTCGCGCTGTTCGGCTACGACCCGTTGGAATATCAGGTGGGACGCGGGGTCATCGAAGCCCTGGGACTCGGAATCGACCTCAAGGCGGGAGATGTGGCGGCTCGAGCAAATTTTTGCACTCTCAACGAGAAGGGCATCGTGACCGACCGCCGGGCCGGGCGCATTAAGACCGAGGTGTGCGTCGAGCTGTGCGAACTCCTGAGCAAGAAAGTCAAACGCATCGGCGACACCGAGGTGATCATTCGTCCCGGCAAGGAGCACCGCTTCGTGGTGATCTTCCGCGGCAAGGGACTCGAAGGGCCGTTGACCGATGCCGACCCGAATCGCGAAGGCCTCGCCATTCCCGCAGTGAAGCCGACCAACGCCAAATCCGCCAAACAGAAGAAGACCGCCAAGCTCATCGCCGACTTCTACAAGGCAGCCCTCCCCGTTCTCAAGGGCCGTCAACCGGCCAACGGCTTTCTGCTTCGCGGCATCGCCCACCAGCCTGCCATCCCCACGTTCCAAGAGCGCTACGGCATGCGGGCCGCCGCACTGGCCGTTTATCCGATGTACAAAGGACTCTCCCAACTCGTCGGGATGAAGAAGATCGAAGGGCCTGAAACCATCGCTCAGCAGTTCGAGCGCTACCTCGCCGAATACGACAACTACGATTTCTTTTTCATCCATTACAAGTACACCGACAAGCACGGCGAGGACGGCAACTTCGAGGCGAAGCGCAAAGCGATCGAAGATTTTGATGCGGCCCTTCCCATCCTTTTGCAGAAGCGTCCGGACGTGCTCGCCATCACTGGCGATCACTCCACTCCCTGTGCGTTGCACGGCCATTCTTGGCACCCGCAGCCCGTGCTCCTCACCTCATCTTCATCCGGCTCTGACAAGCTGGAACGCTTCACCGAGACCGGCGCAAACATGGGATCACTCGGAGTGTTCGAAGCGAAATATCTGATGCGATTAATGCAAGCGAACGCGAAGATGTTCGACAAATTCGGAGCGTAA
- a CDS encoding 3'-5' exonuclease, whose protein sequence is MATLVFDIETVGLPAEAFDETQQEYLFRDAGKLPSEAERDAKRAEIQNLFGLWPLTARVVCLAMLNADSQRGQVLFLADDFDPEEAPTAGVEFKPCCDETELLEGFWEVAKRYDSVVTFNGRGFDVPFLYLRSAVLNVPISRKDWLGYRYAVEPHCDLAEQLTFYGVSGRDGAARKFNLDFYCKTFGIESPKSHGISGMDVGKLMNEGRHREIAEYCLRDVRATVELYRIWKERLAGVK, encoded by the coding sequence ATGGCAACTTTGGTATTCGACATAGAAACCGTCGGGCTCCCCGCCGAAGCCTTCGACGAAACTCAACAGGAATATCTCTTTCGCGACGCCGGCAAACTTCCCAGCGAAGCGGAACGCGACGCGAAGCGTGCGGAGATCCAAAACCTGTTTGGCCTCTGGCCTCTCACCGCTCGGGTGGTCTGCCTCGCCATGCTGAATGCCGACTCCCAGCGCGGACAGGTCCTCTTCCTGGCGGATGATTTCGATCCAGAGGAGGCACCGACCGCAGGAGTGGAATTCAAACCGTGCTGCGATGAGACCGAGTTGCTTGAAGGATTCTGGGAGGTGGCCAAGCGCTACGATTCCGTGGTCACCTTCAACGGCCGCGGCTTCGATGTTCCGTTTCTCTACCTCCGTTCCGCCGTTCTCAACGTGCCCATCAGCCGCAAGGATTGGCTGGGCTACCGCTACGCCGTAGAGCCCCATTGCGACCTCGCTGAGCAGTTGACGTTTTATGGAGTCAGCGGGAGAGATGGCGCGGCACGGAAGTTTAACCTCGATTTTTATTGCAAGACCTTCGGGATCGAATCCCCTAAGAGTCACGGAATCAGCGGGATGGATGTTGGAAAGCTCATGAACGAAGGCCGGCACCGCGAGATTGCCGAGTACTGCCTACGCGACGTCCGAGCGACGGTCGAGCTGTATCGGATCTGGAAGGAGCGGTTGGCGGGAGTGAAATGA